Proteins from one Sphaeramia orbicularis chromosome 17, fSphaOr1.1, whole genome shotgun sequence genomic window:
- the LOC115436550 gene encoding type III endosome membrane protein TEMP-like: MSPDGGKKSLNWSYMAAGLGTLLTMSLIVVMAVKFRVFHRFLASYRHSLLQESDGVSQYGQDDVPFPNVVSARVGVGGRTHTELEDDDDGFIEDNYIQTNERERAERGREEEEEEEEEEGEGMEDSDDDLQFTIG; encoded by the coding sequence ATGAGTCCAGATGGGGGTAAAAAGTCTCTGAATTGGTCTTATATGGCTGCAGGATTGGGGACACTCCTCACCATGTCACTTATCGTTGTGATGGCTGTCAAATTCCGTGTCTTCCACCGTTTCCTTGCCAGCTATCGACACTCCCTGCTTCAAGAGTCGGACGGCGTTAGTCAGTACGGTCAAGACGATGTGCCCTTCCCTAATGTTGTATCAGCCAGAGTGGGCGTGGGCGGGAGGACACACACTGAGCTGGAAGACGACGATGATGGCTTCATTGAAGATaactacattcagaccaatgagAGAGAAAGGGCAGAGAGAGgacgagaagaggaggaggaagaggaggaagaagagggggaggggATGGAGGACAGTGACGATGATCTTCAGTTCACCATAGGCTGA